The Bubalus bubalis isolate 160015118507 breed Murrah chromosome 1, NDDB_SH_1, whole genome shotgun sequence genome includes a region encoding these proteins:
- the ZBTB38 gene encoding zinc finger and BTB domain-containing protein 38 isoform X1, giving the protein MTLEGTESGYRKQTSLGCLQGAQMTVMSLSRDLKDNLHSDTVLSILNEQRIRGILCDVTIIVEDTKFKAHSNVLAASSLYFKNIFWSHTICISSHVLELDDLKAEVFTEILNYIYSSTVVVKRQETVTDLAAAGKKLGISFLEDLTDRNFSNSPGPYVFCITEKGVVKEEKNEKRHEEPAITNGPRITNAFSIIETENSNNMFSPLDLRASFKKVSDSMRNTSLCLERTDVCHEVEPVRTLAEHSYAVSAVSSVAEAYRSQPAREQDSSSPAKTGKENSEAVAAKPKTCRKPKTLSVPQESDSAPENIPPPPASNLEVRQEESPQPAAVLSLSKSPSHNEGEVQFPRAEGNKSSDVPGPPAAEVPPLVYNCSCCSKSFESSTLLSAHMQLHKPTQEPLVCKHCDKQFSTLNRLDRHEQICMRSSHMPVPGGNQRFLENYPTIGQNGSSFTGPEPLLAENRIGDFSSPGSTLPETEHMVKFVNGQMLYSCVVCKRSYVTLSSLRRHANVHSWRRTYPCHYCNKVFALAEYRTRHEIWHTGERRYQCIFCLETFMTYYILKNHQKSFHAIDHRLSISKKTANGGLKPSVYPYKLYRLLPMKCKRAPYKSYRHSSYENARENSQLNEPAPGPYVIQNPHSSELPTLNFQDSVNTLTDSPAIPLETPARQDVPTSASIQNAEGTKWGERGELKVDLDNNFYSTEVSVSSAENAVSSDPRAGDVPVLAVSNSSENSTSVISYSGSAPSVIVHSSQFSSVIMHSNAIAAMTSRNPRGAPSDQTVSQTPKEDGKPAEPDKVGRAISRPKSMKEKRKAGPCSRGEVPEESKFTADPGGSLGKTTNAIKETSKIETYIAKPALPGTSTNSNVAPLCQITVKIGNEAIVKRHILGSKLFYKRGRRPKYQTQEETLPQESDQEANGDNPLGLCQSECMEMNEIFDDASDQDSTDKPWRPYYNYKPKKKSRQLRKMRKANWRKEHENRSPSSKCRYPADLDCAVVKAPQEKAFEEEENKEMPKLQCELCDDGDKASGAGSQGRPHRHLTARPYACELCAKQFQSPSTLKMHMRCHTGEKPYQCKTCGRCFSVHGNLQKHERIHLGVKEFVCQYCNKAFTLNETLKIHERIHTGEKRYHCQFCFQSFLYLSTKRNHEQRHIREHNGKGYACFQCPKICKTAAALGMHQKKHLFKSPSQQEKAEGDTGHENSNPLENPHFIDSEGTDQKDNVQTVVDNVL; this is encoded by the coding sequence ATGACAGTCATGTCCCTTTCCAGGGACCTCAAGGACAACTTACACAGCGACACAGTGCTCTCCATCTTAAACGAGCAGCGCATTCGGGGCATTTTGTGTGATGTCACTATCATTGTGGAAGACACCAAGTTTAAAGCCCACAGCAATGTCCTGGCTGCTTCAAGCCTTTATTTCAAAAACATCTTTTGGAGCCATACCATCTGTATTTCTAGCCACGTCCTGGAGCTGGATGATCTCAAAGCTGAAGTGTTTACAGAAATTCTCAATTATATCTACAGCTCCACAGTCGTCGTCAAGAGACAGGAAACTGTCACTGATCTCGCAGCTGCTGGGAAAAAGCTGGGAATATCCTTCTTGGAAGATCTTACTGATCGCAACTTCTCCAATTCCCCGGGTCCCTATGTATTCTGCATTACCGAGAAGGGAGtggttaaggaagaaaaaaatgaaaaaaggcatgAAGAACCAGCCATCACTAACGGGCCAAGGATCACAAATGCATTTTCCATCATCGAAACAGAAAACAGTAATAACATGTTCTCCCCACTGGACTTGAGAGCAAGTTTCAAAAAGGTCTCCGACTCCATGAGGAACACCAGCCTCTGCCTGGAGAGGACTGACGTCTGCCACGAGGTGGAGCCCGTGCGCACCCTCGCCGAGCACTCCTACGCCGTGTCTGCCGTGTCTTCCGTGGCTGAGGCTTACAGAAGTCAGCCTGCCCGGGAACAGGACAGCAGCTCACCTGCGAAAACAGGGAAGGAGAACTCGGAAGCTGTTGCAGCAAAACCGAAAACATGCCGAAAGCCAAAGACACTCTCCGTACCCCAGGAATCAGATTCCGCTCCAGAAAATATACCACCCCCTCCAGCAAGCAACTTGGAGGTGCGTCAAGAAGAAAGTCCGCAGCCAGCTGCAGTTCTTTCCCTTTCAAAATCTCCCAGCCACAACGAAGGAGAGGTCCAATTTCCCAGGGCGGAGGGAAATAAATCCTCTGATGTCCCTGGGCCGCCAGCCGCCGAGGTGCCGCCTCTCGTTTACAACTGCAGCTGTTGTTCCAAATCTTTCGAGAGCAGCACTTTGCTCAGCGCCCACATGCAGCTTCACAAGCCGACCCAGGAGCCCTTGGTGTGCAAGCACTGCGACAAGCAGTTCAGCACCCTCAACAGGCTGGATCGGCACGAGCAGATCTGCATGAGGTCCAGCCACATGCCCGTTCCTGGAGGGAATCAGCGCTTCTTAGAAAACTATCCCACCATCGGGCAGAATGGAAGTTCATTCACAGGTCCAGAACCTTTATTAGCTGAGAATAGGATTGGTGACTTTTCCAGTCCCGGGAGTACGCTGCCAGAAACAGAACACATGGTTAAATTTGTTAATGGGCAAATGCTCTACAGCTGCGTGGTGTGCAAACGCAGTTATGTGACTTTATCCAGCCTCCGAAGACATGCAAATGTTcactcctggaggagaacatatCCTTGCCATTATTGCAACAAAGTGTTTGCCTTGGCTGAGTACAGGACAAGACACGAGATTTGGCACACAGGGGAAAGGCGGTATCAGTGCATTTTCTGCCTGGAGACATTCATGACCTACTATATACTCAAAAACCACCAGAAGTCTTTCCATGCCATCGACCATAGACTTTCCATCAGTAAAAAAACAGCAAATGGAGGCTTGAAGCCTAGTGTCTATCCATATAAACTTTACAGGCTCCTGCCCATGAAATGCAAGAGGGCTCCTTACAAGAGCTACCGACATTCTTCCTATGAAAATGCTCGAGAAAACAGTCAGCTGAATGAGCCTGCACCTGGTCCCTATGTTATTCAGAATCCACACAGCTCTGAATTACCTACTCTGAATTTCCAGGACAGTGTAAACACCTTGACCGACAGTCCAGCCATCCCATTGGAAACACCAGCACGTCAGGATGTGCCCACTTCGGCCAGTATACAAAACGCAGAGGGTACCAAatggggtgagagaggagagttaaAAGTGGATCTGGACAATAACTTTTATTCCACAGAGGTGTCGGTTTCTTCCGCTGAAAACGCTGTCAGTTCGGACCCCCGAGCAGGGGATGTGCCGGTTTTGGCTGTGAGTAACAGCAGTGAGAACTCCACCTCTGTGATCAGCTACAGCGGCTCAGCCCCCTCGGTCATCGTGCACAGCAGCCAGTTTTCATCGGTGATAATGCACAGCAATGCCATTGCTGCCATGACCAGCCGCAACCCCAGAGGAGCTCCTTCAGACCAGACTGTCAGTCAGACCCCAAAAGAGGACGGCAAGCCCGCCGAGCCAGACAAAGTTGGGAGGGCCATCAGCAGACCCAAGAgcatgaaggagaaaaggaaagccgGCCCGTGTAGCAGGGGAGAAGTACCAGAGGAATCCAAATTCACTGCTGATCCTGGAGGCTCACTGGGCAAAACTACAAATGCCATTAAAGAAACGAGTAAAATTGAAACCTACATCGCAAAGCCCGCTCTCCCAGGAACCTCCACAAACAGCAACGTTGCACCCCTTTGTCAAATAACGGTAAAAATCGGGAATGAAGCCATTGTGAAGAGGCACATCCTCGGCTCTAAACTGTTCTATAAGAGAGGGCGGAGACCCAAGTATCAAACGCAGGAGGAGACGCTGCCCCAGGAGAGCGACCAGGAAGCCAACGGAGACAACCCTCTTGGGCTCTGCCAGTCCGAGTGCATGGAGATGAACGAGATATTTGATGATGCCAGTGACCAGGATTCCACGGACAAACCGTGGCGCCCGTACTACAACTACAAACCCAAGAAGAAATCCAGACAGTTGAGAAAAATGAGGAAGGCCAACTGGAGGAAGGAGCATGAAAACAGAAGCCCGAGCAGTAAGTGTAGATACCCAGCCGACCTGGACTGTGCGGTGGTCAAGGCTCCACAGGAGAAGGCCTTCgaggaagaggaaaacaaagagatGCCTAAGCTGCAGTGTGAACTCTGCGACGATGGAGACAAAGCCTCAGGGGCCGGGAGCCAAGGGAGGCCCCACCGGCATCTCACGGCCCGGCCTTACGCATGCGAGCTCTGCGCCAAGCAGTTTCAGAGCCCCTCCACCCTCAAAATGCACATGCGGTGCCACACGGGAGAGAAGCCATACCAGTGCAAGACCTGCGGCCGGTGCTTCTCCGTGCACGGCAACCTCCAGAAGCATGAGCGCATCCACCTGGGCGTGAAGGAGTTCGTCTGTCAGTACTGCAACAAGGCCTTCACTTTGAACGAGACCCTCAAAATCCACGAAAGGATCCACACGGGAGAAAAACGATACCACTGTCAGTTCTGCTTTCAGAGTTTTTTGTATCTGTCCACGAAAAGGAATCACGAGCAGAGGCATATCAGGGAGCATAACGGGAAGGGCTATGCCTGCTTCCAGTGCCCCAAAATTTGCAAAACAGCTGCTGCCCTGGGAATGCACCAGAAGAAACACTTGTTCAAAAGCCCCAGTCAGCAGGAGAAAGCGGAAGGTGACACGGGCCATGAAAACTccaatcccctggagaatccacatTTCATTGATTCGGAAGGTACTGACCAAAAGGATAATGTACAAACCGTTGTTGATAATGTCCTTTGA
- the ZBTB38 gene encoding zinc finger and BTB domain-containing protein 38 isoform X3, whose translation MTVMSLSRDLKDNLHSDTVLSILNEQRIRGILCDVTIIVEDTKFKAHSNVLAASSLYFKNIFWSHTICISSHVLELDDLKAEVFTEILNYIYSSTVVVKRQETVTDLAAAGKKLGISFLEDLTDRNFSNSPGPYVFCITEKGVVKEEKNEKRHEEPAITNGPRITNAFSIIETENSNNMFSPLDLRASFKKVSDSMRNTSLCLERTDVCHEVEPVRTLAEHSYAVSAVSSVAEAYRSQPAREQDSSSPAKTGKENSEAVAAKPKTCRKPKTLSVPQESDSAPENIPPPPASNLEVRQEESPQPAAVLSLSKSPSHNEGEVQFPRAEGNKSSDVPGPPAAEVPPLVYNCSCCSKSFESSTLLSAHMQLHKPTQEPLVCKHCDKQFSTLNRLDRHEQICMRSSHMPVPGGNQRFLENYPTIGQNGSSFTGPEPLLAENRIGDFSSPGSTLPETEHMVKFVNGQMLYSCVVCKRSYVTLSSLRRHANVHSWRRTYPCHYCNKVFALAEYRTRHEIWHTGERRYQCIFCLETFMTYYILKNHQKSFHAIDHRLSISKKTANGGLKPSVYPYKLYRLLPMKCKRAPYKSYRHSSYENARENSQLNEPAPGPYVIQNPHSSELPTLNFQDSVNTLTDSPAIPLETPARQDVPTSASIQNAEGTKWGERGELKVDLDNNFYSTEVSVSSAENAVSSDPRAGDVPVLAVSNSSENSTSVISYSGSAPSVIVHSSQFSSVIMHSNAIAAMTSRNPRGAPSDQTVSQTPKEDGKPAEPDKVGRAISRPKSMKEKRKAGPCSRGEVPEESKFTADPGGSLGKTTNAIKETSKIETYIAKPALPGTSTNSNVAPLCQITVKIGNEAIVKRHILGSKLFYKRGRRPKYQTQEETLPQESDQEANGDNPLGLCQSECMEMNEIFDDASDQDSTDKPWRPYYNYKPKKKSRQLRKMRKANWRKEHENRSPSSKCRYPADLDCAVVKAPQEKAFEEEENKEMPKLQCELCDDGDKASGAGSQGRPHRHLTARPYACELCAKQFQSPSTLKMHMRCHTGEKPYQCKTCGRCFSVHGNLQKHERIHLGVKEFVCQYCNKAFTLNETLKIHERIHTGEKRYHCQFCFQSFLYLSTKRNHEQRHIREHNGKGYACFQCPKICKTAAALGMHQKKHLFKSPSQQEKAEGDTGHENSNPLENPHFIDSEGTDQKDNVQTVVDNVL comes from the coding sequence ATGACAGTCATGTCCCTTTCCAGGGACCTCAAGGACAACTTACACAGCGACACAGTGCTCTCCATCTTAAACGAGCAGCGCATTCGGGGCATTTTGTGTGATGTCACTATCATTGTGGAAGACACCAAGTTTAAAGCCCACAGCAATGTCCTGGCTGCTTCAAGCCTTTATTTCAAAAACATCTTTTGGAGCCATACCATCTGTATTTCTAGCCACGTCCTGGAGCTGGATGATCTCAAAGCTGAAGTGTTTACAGAAATTCTCAATTATATCTACAGCTCCACAGTCGTCGTCAAGAGACAGGAAACTGTCACTGATCTCGCAGCTGCTGGGAAAAAGCTGGGAATATCCTTCTTGGAAGATCTTACTGATCGCAACTTCTCCAATTCCCCGGGTCCCTATGTATTCTGCATTACCGAGAAGGGAGtggttaaggaagaaaaaaatgaaaaaaggcatgAAGAACCAGCCATCACTAACGGGCCAAGGATCACAAATGCATTTTCCATCATCGAAACAGAAAACAGTAATAACATGTTCTCCCCACTGGACTTGAGAGCAAGTTTCAAAAAGGTCTCCGACTCCATGAGGAACACCAGCCTCTGCCTGGAGAGGACTGACGTCTGCCACGAGGTGGAGCCCGTGCGCACCCTCGCCGAGCACTCCTACGCCGTGTCTGCCGTGTCTTCCGTGGCTGAGGCTTACAGAAGTCAGCCTGCCCGGGAACAGGACAGCAGCTCACCTGCGAAAACAGGGAAGGAGAACTCGGAAGCTGTTGCAGCAAAACCGAAAACATGCCGAAAGCCAAAGACACTCTCCGTACCCCAGGAATCAGATTCCGCTCCAGAAAATATACCACCCCCTCCAGCAAGCAACTTGGAGGTGCGTCAAGAAGAAAGTCCGCAGCCAGCTGCAGTTCTTTCCCTTTCAAAATCTCCCAGCCACAACGAAGGAGAGGTCCAATTTCCCAGGGCGGAGGGAAATAAATCCTCTGATGTCCCTGGGCCGCCAGCCGCCGAGGTGCCGCCTCTCGTTTACAACTGCAGCTGTTGTTCCAAATCTTTCGAGAGCAGCACTTTGCTCAGCGCCCACATGCAGCTTCACAAGCCGACCCAGGAGCCCTTGGTGTGCAAGCACTGCGACAAGCAGTTCAGCACCCTCAACAGGCTGGATCGGCACGAGCAGATCTGCATGAGGTCCAGCCACATGCCCGTTCCTGGAGGGAATCAGCGCTTCTTAGAAAACTATCCCACCATCGGGCAGAATGGAAGTTCATTCACAGGTCCAGAACCTTTATTAGCTGAGAATAGGATTGGTGACTTTTCCAGTCCCGGGAGTACGCTGCCAGAAACAGAACACATGGTTAAATTTGTTAATGGGCAAATGCTCTACAGCTGCGTGGTGTGCAAACGCAGTTATGTGACTTTATCCAGCCTCCGAAGACATGCAAATGTTcactcctggaggagaacatatCCTTGCCATTATTGCAACAAAGTGTTTGCCTTGGCTGAGTACAGGACAAGACACGAGATTTGGCACACAGGGGAAAGGCGGTATCAGTGCATTTTCTGCCTGGAGACATTCATGACCTACTATATACTCAAAAACCACCAGAAGTCTTTCCATGCCATCGACCATAGACTTTCCATCAGTAAAAAAACAGCAAATGGAGGCTTGAAGCCTAGTGTCTATCCATATAAACTTTACAGGCTCCTGCCCATGAAATGCAAGAGGGCTCCTTACAAGAGCTACCGACATTCTTCCTATGAAAATGCTCGAGAAAACAGTCAGCTGAATGAGCCTGCACCTGGTCCCTATGTTATTCAGAATCCACACAGCTCTGAATTACCTACTCTGAATTTCCAGGACAGTGTAAACACCTTGACCGACAGTCCAGCCATCCCATTGGAAACACCAGCACGTCAGGATGTGCCCACTTCGGCCAGTATACAAAACGCAGAGGGTACCAAatggggtgagagaggagagttaaAAGTGGATCTGGACAATAACTTTTATTCCACAGAGGTGTCGGTTTCTTCCGCTGAAAACGCTGTCAGTTCGGACCCCCGAGCAGGGGATGTGCCGGTTTTGGCTGTGAGTAACAGCAGTGAGAACTCCACCTCTGTGATCAGCTACAGCGGCTCAGCCCCCTCGGTCATCGTGCACAGCAGCCAGTTTTCATCGGTGATAATGCACAGCAATGCCATTGCTGCCATGACCAGCCGCAACCCCAGAGGAGCTCCTTCAGACCAGACTGTCAGTCAGACCCCAAAAGAGGACGGCAAGCCCGCCGAGCCAGACAAAGTTGGGAGGGCCATCAGCAGACCCAAGAgcatgaaggagaaaaggaaagccgGCCCGTGTAGCAGGGGAGAAGTACCAGAGGAATCCAAATTCACTGCTGATCCTGGAGGCTCACTGGGCAAAACTACAAATGCCATTAAAGAAACGAGTAAAATTGAAACCTACATCGCAAAGCCCGCTCTCCCAGGAACCTCCACAAACAGCAACGTTGCACCCCTTTGTCAAATAACGGTAAAAATCGGGAATGAAGCCATTGTGAAGAGGCACATCCTCGGCTCTAAACTGTTCTATAAGAGAGGGCGGAGACCCAAGTATCAAACGCAGGAGGAGACGCTGCCCCAGGAGAGCGACCAGGAAGCCAACGGAGACAACCCTCTTGGGCTCTGCCAGTCCGAGTGCATGGAGATGAACGAGATATTTGATGATGCCAGTGACCAGGATTCCACGGACAAACCGTGGCGCCCGTACTACAACTACAAACCCAAGAAGAAATCCAGACAGTTGAGAAAAATGAGGAAGGCCAACTGGAGGAAGGAGCATGAAAACAGAAGCCCGAGCAGTAAGTGTAGATACCCAGCCGACCTGGACTGTGCGGTGGTCAAGGCTCCACAGGAGAAGGCCTTCgaggaagaggaaaacaaagagatGCCTAAGCTGCAGTGTGAACTCTGCGACGATGGAGACAAAGCCTCAGGGGCCGGGAGCCAAGGGAGGCCCCACCGGCATCTCACGGCCCGGCCTTACGCATGCGAGCTCTGCGCCAAGCAGTTTCAGAGCCCCTCCACCCTCAAAATGCACATGCGGTGCCACACGGGAGAGAAGCCATACCAGTGCAAGACCTGCGGCCGGTGCTTCTCCGTGCACGGCAACCTCCAGAAGCATGAGCGCATCCACCTGGGCGTGAAGGAGTTCGTCTGTCAGTACTGCAACAAGGCCTTCACTTTGAACGAGACCCTCAAAATCCACGAAAGGATCCACACGGGAGAAAAACGATACCACTGTCAGTTCTGCTTTCAGAGTTTTTTGTATCTGTCCACGAAAAGGAATCACGAGCAGAGGCATATCAGGGAGCATAACGGGAAGGGCTATGCCTGCTTCCAGTGCCCCAAAATTTGCAAAACAGCTGCTGCCCTGGGAATGCACCAGAAGAAACACTTGTTCAAAAGCCCCAGTCAGCAGGAGAAAGCGGAAGGTGACACGGGCCATGAAAACTccaatcccctggagaatccacatTTCATTGATTCGGAAGGTACTGACCAAAAGGATAATGTACAAACCGTTGTTGATAATGTCCTTTGA
- the ZBTB38 gene encoding zinc finger and BTB domain-containing protein 38 isoform X2, giving the protein MGLFNQMTVMSLSRDLKDNLHSDTVLSILNEQRIRGILCDVTIIVEDTKFKAHSNVLAASSLYFKNIFWSHTICISSHVLELDDLKAEVFTEILNYIYSSTVVVKRQETVTDLAAAGKKLGISFLEDLTDRNFSNSPGPYVFCITEKGVVKEEKNEKRHEEPAITNGPRITNAFSIIETENSNNMFSPLDLRASFKKVSDSMRNTSLCLERTDVCHEVEPVRTLAEHSYAVSAVSSVAEAYRSQPAREQDSSSPAKTGKENSEAVAAKPKTCRKPKTLSVPQESDSAPENIPPPPASNLEVRQEESPQPAAVLSLSKSPSHNEGEVQFPRAEGNKSSDVPGPPAAEVPPLVYNCSCCSKSFESSTLLSAHMQLHKPTQEPLVCKHCDKQFSTLNRLDRHEQICMRSSHMPVPGGNQRFLENYPTIGQNGSSFTGPEPLLAENRIGDFSSPGSTLPETEHMVKFVNGQMLYSCVVCKRSYVTLSSLRRHANVHSWRRTYPCHYCNKVFALAEYRTRHEIWHTGERRYQCIFCLETFMTYYILKNHQKSFHAIDHRLSISKKTANGGLKPSVYPYKLYRLLPMKCKRAPYKSYRHSSYENARENSQLNEPAPGPYVIQNPHSSELPTLNFQDSVNTLTDSPAIPLETPARQDVPTSASIQNAEGTKWGERGELKVDLDNNFYSTEVSVSSAENAVSSDPRAGDVPVLAVSNSSENSTSVISYSGSAPSVIVHSSQFSSVIMHSNAIAAMTSRNPRGAPSDQTVSQTPKEDGKPAEPDKVGRAISRPKSMKEKRKAGPCSRGEVPEESKFTADPGGSLGKTTNAIKETSKIETYIAKPALPGTSTNSNVAPLCQITVKIGNEAIVKRHILGSKLFYKRGRRPKYQTQEETLPQESDQEANGDNPLGLCQSECMEMNEIFDDASDQDSTDKPWRPYYNYKPKKKSRQLRKMRKANWRKEHENRSPSSKCRYPADLDCAVVKAPQEKAFEEEENKEMPKLQCELCDDGDKASGAGSQGRPHRHLTARPYACELCAKQFQSPSTLKMHMRCHTGEKPYQCKTCGRCFSVHGNLQKHERIHLGVKEFVCQYCNKAFTLNETLKIHERIHTGEKRYHCQFCFQSFLYLSTKRNHEQRHIREHNGKGYACFQCPKICKTAAALGMHQKKHLFKSPSQQEKAEGDTGHENSNPLENPHFIDSEGTDQKDNVQTVVDNVL; this is encoded by the coding sequence ATGACAGTCATGTCCCTTTCCAGGGACCTCAAGGACAACTTACACAGCGACACAGTGCTCTCCATCTTAAACGAGCAGCGCATTCGGGGCATTTTGTGTGATGTCACTATCATTGTGGAAGACACCAAGTTTAAAGCCCACAGCAATGTCCTGGCTGCTTCAAGCCTTTATTTCAAAAACATCTTTTGGAGCCATACCATCTGTATTTCTAGCCACGTCCTGGAGCTGGATGATCTCAAAGCTGAAGTGTTTACAGAAATTCTCAATTATATCTACAGCTCCACAGTCGTCGTCAAGAGACAGGAAACTGTCACTGATCTCGCAGCTGCTGGGAAAAAGCTGGGAATATCCTTCTTGGAAGATCTTACTGATCGCAACTTCTCCAATTCCCCGGGTCCCTATGTATTCTGCATTACCGAGAAGGGAGtggttaaggaagaaaaaaatgaaaaaaggcatgAAGAACCAGCCATCACTAACGGGCCAAGGATCACAAATGCATTTTCCATCATCGAAACAGAAAACAGTAATAACATGTTCTCCCCACTGGACTTGAGAGCAAGTTTCAAAAAGGTCTCCGACTCCATGAGGAACACCAGCCTCTGCCTGGAGAGGACTGACGTCTGCCACGAGGTGGAGCCCGTGCGCACCCTCGCCGAGCACTCCTACGCCGTGTCTGCCGTGTCTTCCGTGGCTGAGGCTTACAGAAGTCAGCCTGCCCGGGAACAGGACAGCAGCTCACCTGCGAAAACAGGGAAGGAGAACTCGGAAGCTGTTGCAGCAAAACCGAAAACATGCCGAAAGCCAAAGACACTCTCCGTACCCCAGGAATCAGATTCCGCTCCAGAAAATATACCACCCCCTCCAGCAAGCAACTTGGAGGTGCGTCAAGAAGAAAGTCCGCAGCCAGCTGCAGTTCTTTCCCTTTCAAAATCTCCCAGCCACAACGAAGGAGAGGTCCAATTTCCCAGGGCGGAGGGAAATAAATCCTCTGATGTCCCTGGGCCGCCAGCCGCCGAGGTGCCGCCTCTCGTTTACAACTGCAGCTGTTGTTCCAAATCTTTCGAGAGCAGCACTTTGCTCAGCGCCCACATGCAGCTTCACAAGCCGACCCAGGAGCCCTTGGTGTGCAAGCACTGCGACAAGCAGTTCAGCACCCTCAACAGGCTGGATCGGCACGAGCAGATCTGCATGAGGTCCAGCCACATGCCCGTTCCTGGAGGGAATCAGCGCTTCTTAGAAAACTATCCCACCATCGGGCAGAATGGAAGTTCATTCACAGGTCCAGAACCTTTATTAGCTGAGAATAGGATTGGTGACTTTTCCAGTCCCGGGAGTACGCTGCCAGAAACAGAACACATGGTTAAATTTGTTAATGGGCAAATGCTCTACAGCTGCGTGGTGTGCAAACGCAGTTATGTGACTTTATCCAGCCTCCGAAGACATGCAAATGTTcactcctggaggagaacatatCCTTGCCATTATTGCAACAAAGTGTTTGCCTTGGCTGAGTACAGGACAAGACACGAGATTTGGCACACAGGGGAAAGGCGGTATCAGTGCATTTTCTGCCTGGAGACATTCATGACCTACTATATACTCAAAAACCACCAGAAGTCTTTCCATGCCATCGACCATAGACTTTCCATCAGTAAAAAAACAGCAAATGGAGGCTTGAAGCCTAGTGTCTATCCATATAAACTTTACAGGCTCCTGCCCATGAAATGCAAGAGGGCTCCTTACAAGAGCTACCGACATTCTTCCTATGAAAATGCTCGAGAAAACAGTCAGCTGAATGAGCCTGCACCTGGTCCCTATGTTATTCAGAATCCACACAGCTCTGAATTACCTACTCTGAATTTCCAGGACAGTGTAAACACCTTGACCGACAGTCCAGCCATCCCATTGGAAACACCAGCACGTCAGGATGTGCCCACTTCGGCCAGTATACAAAACGCAGAGGGTACCAAatggggtgagagaggagagttaaAAGTGGATCTGGACAATAACTTTTATTCCACAGAGGTGTCGGTTTCTTCCGCTGAAAACGCTGTCAGTTCGGACCCCCGAGCAGGGGATGTGCCGGTTTTGGCTGTGAGTAACAGCAGTGAGAACTCCACCTCTGTGATCAGCTACAGCGGCTCAGCCCCCTCGGTCATCGTGCACAGCAGCCAGTTTTCATCGGTGATAATGCACAGCAATGCCATTGCTGCCATGACCAGCCGCAACCCCAGAGGAGCTCCTTCAGACCAGACTGTCAGTCAGACCCCAAAAGAGGACGGCAAGCCCGCCGAGCCAGACAAAGTTGGGAGGGCCATCAGCAGACCCAAGAgcatgaaggagaaaaggaaagccgGCCCGTGTAGCAGGGGAGAAGTACCAGAGGAATCCAAATTCACTGCTGATCCTGGAGGCTCACTGGGCAAAACTACAAATGCCATTAAAGAAACGAGTAAAATTGAAACCTACATCGCAAAGCCCGCTCTCCCAGGAACCTCCACAAACAGCAACGTTGCACCCCTTTGTCAAATAACGGTAAAAATCGGGAATGAAGCCATTGTGAAGAGGCACATCCTCGGCTCTAAACTGTTCTATAAGAGAGGGCGGAGACCCAAGTATCAAACGCAGGAGGAGACGCTGCCCCAGGAGAGCGACCAGGAAGCCAACGGAGACAACCCTCTTGGGCTCTGCCAGTCCGAGTGCATGGAGATGAACGAGATATTTGATGATGCCAGTGACCAGGATTCCACGGACAAACCGTGGCGCCCGTACTACAACTACAAACCCAAGAAGAAATCCAGACAGTTGAGAAAAATGAGGAAGGCCAACTGGAGGAAGGAGCATGAAAACAGAAGCCCGAGCAGTAAGTGTAGATACCCAGCCGACCTGGACTGTGCGGTGGTCAAGGCTCCACAGGAGAAGGCCTTCgaggaagaggaaaacaaagagatGCCTAAGCTGCAGTGTGAACTCTGCGACGATGGAGACAAAGCCTCAGGGGCCGGGAGCCAAGGGAGGCCCCACCGGCATCTCACGGCCCGGCCTTACGCATGCGAGCTCTGCGCCAAGCAGTTTCAGAGCCCCTCCACCCTCAAAATGCACATGCGGTGCCACACGGGAGAGAAGCCATACCAGTGCAAGACCTGCGGCCGGTGCTTCTCCGTGCACGGCAACCTCCAGAAGCATGAGCGCATCCACCTGGGCGTGAAGGAGTTCGTCTGTCAGTACTGCAACAAGGCCTTCACTTTGAACGAGACCCTCAAAATCCACGAAAGGATCCACACGGGAGAAAAACGATACCACTGTCAGTTCTGCTTTCAGAGTTTTTTGTATCTGTCCACGAAAAGGAATCACGAGCAGAGGCATATCAGGGAGCATAACGGGAAGGGCTATGCCTGCTTCCAGTGCCCCAAAATTTGCAAAACAGCTGCTGCCCTGGGAATGCACCAGAAGAAACACTTGTTCAAAAGCCCCAGTCAGCAGGAGAAAGCGGAAGGTGACACGGGCCATGAAAACTccaatcccctggagaatccacatTTCATTGATTCGGAAGGTACTGACCAAAAGGATAATGTACAAACCGTTGTTGATAATGTCCTTTGA